The genomic segment CTGCACGACCATCCGGTGCGCACCTACTCGATCAGCTTCGGCGACACCATGCCGAACGAACTCGCCTACTCGGGACTCGTTGCGGCTCATTGTCATACCCGGCACCGGGTGCTCACCGTCTCCGGCGAGGCGGTGGCGGCCCGGCTCGCGGAGACCATGGGGTTGCTGGACTGCCCGGTCGGCGATCCGCTCACCGTGCCGAATCTGATGCTGGCCGAGGCGGTTTCCGCCGACGGCGCCCGGGTGGTGCTCAACGGGGAGGGCGGCGACCCGGTGTTCGGCGGCCCCAAGAACCTGCCGATGCTGATCTTCGAACTGGCCCGGGACGATCCGGATCCGCGCGCCCGCGCGCAGGCCTATCTGGACAGTTACCGGAAATGTCATGCCGACCTGCCGGTGCTGCTGAGTCCGGAGGTCCGGGCCGCACTGGCCGACGCGCCGCCGCTCACCGACGTCTTCACGCCGTATCTGCGGCAGGGGCAGATGCGCGGCCTGCTCAACCAGTTGCTGCACGCGAATCTGCGCACCAAGGGGGCGCACCACATCCTGTCGAAGGTGGAGCGCATCACCACCGCGGCGGGCGTGCAGGGCCGGTCGCCGCTGTTCGACCGCGCGGTGATCGACTACTCCTTCCGGGTGCCGCCGCGCTACAAGCTCGCCGGGACGAGCGAGAAGTGGATCCTGAAACAGGCCGTGCGCGACCTGCTTCCGGCCACCATCATCGATCGCCCGAAGAGCGGGATGCGAGTTCCGGTGCAGCAGTGGCTCGCCGGACCGTTGCGCGAACTCGGCCGCGATCTGTTGCTGGGGCGATCGGCGCGGGCCCGGGGCCTGTTCCGGGAGGACACCATCCGCGCCTGGCTGGAGGGCCGCGGCACACTGCTGCCCAGGCAGGGCGGCAAGCTCTGGCTGGTGCTGTCGCTGGAGCTGTGGTTGCGTTCCTTCGAGGTCGGCCCCTGATCGGGCCGGCACCGATCCAGACGCGAGGAGTTCGCCGCATGCCGCAGCCACGCATCAAGCACACGGCCGACGACGAGAACGAGGTCCACGACGTCGGCGGTTTCGCCGACGCGGGCCGCTGCGTCGTGACCCCGGTGGTGCGGTTCCCGGCCGGGGTGGCACTGGCCGTGGTGCAGGCGTTCGCGGCGATCGTGCAGCGCGCCAAGACCTCTCACGTCGCGACCACCCCCGACGCGGACGGTGTGGTGCGCTCCCAGACCTTCGAGGAGGGCGACGTCTACATGATCGAGAAGCCCTTCGACGGCTATGTCGCCGACCGCTATCTGATGGATTT from the Nocardia sp. BMG111209 genome contains:
- a CDS encoding asparagine synthetase B, which encodes MSRWCAILGTDDPAGRIRALGGEPVAVTGRYALGTVPGAGAHAELFRARNPSRAADLVAIGEVTLYNADRLRTRLGAAAPPRDCGDGELLLHCYAHLGLDGIAAADGIFALAIADGEDLLLVRDHVGGRTLFHARSGGAWAASTSLRALTRWPDLRTGLNLPAVQSFLSFAYLPGRDTLLRDVYEVLPGRCVRLRPDGSSSEEIYWEPREFEEDGPAGGFARGLRELLEDATARRLPAGEPVGVLLSGGVDSSLVTALAAKLHDHPVRTYSISFGDTMPNELAYSGLVAAHCHTRHRVLTVSGEAVAARLAETMGLLDCPVGDPLTVPNLMLAEAVSADGARVVLNGEGGDPVFGGPKNLPMLIFELARDDPDPRARAQAYLDSYRKCHADLPVLLSPEVRAALADAPPLTDVFTPYLRQGQMRGLLNQLLHANLRTKGAHHILSKVERITTAAGVQGRSPLFDRAVIDYSFRVPPRYKLAGTSEKWILKQAVRDLLPATIIDRPKSGMRVPVQQWLAGPLRELGRDLLLGRSARARGLFREDTIRAWLEGRGTLLPRQGGKLWLVLSLELWLRSFEVGP